One region of Duncaniella freteri genomic DNA includes:
- the cysS gene encoding cysteine--tRNA ligase, translating to MLNIYNTLTRTKQPFKPIHEGRVGMYVCGPTVYGDGHLGHARPAITFDVLFRYLSHLGYKVRYVRNITDVGHLEHDADDGEDKIAKKARLEQLEPMEVVQHYLTRYHKAMEALNVLPPSIEPHASGHIIEQIEYVKRILDSGYAYISDGSVYFDVPKYNRDHRYGKLSGRNIDELLATTRTLDGQEQKRNPADFALWKKASPEHIMHWPSPWSEGFPGWHLECSAMGEKYLGETFDIHGGGMDLMFPHHECEIAQSMAHNGQEAVNYWMHNNMITINGKKMGKSLGNFITLDEFFSGSHPLLTQPYSPMTIRFFILQAHYRGTVDFSNEALQASEKALGRIQEGYRRLQELTPSESSTIDVKGIREKCYEALDDDMNTPVVIAHLFDALRLVNSVKDGKATATQEDIDELKSVFDTFLVDILGIRPEIVGGADNADAMKPFEKAMELILDIRAKAKGAKDWTTSDLIRDRLAEAGFVIKDTKDGAEWSVK from the coding sequence ATGCTGAATATCTACAATACCCTTACACGTACAAAGCAGCCTTTCAAGCCTATTCACGAGGGGCGTGTGGGCATGTATGTGTGCGGTCCCACCGTATATGGTGACGGACATCTGGGGCATGCGCGCCCTGCCATCACATTTGATGTGCTTTTCCGTTATCTGAGCCATCTCGGATACAAGGTGCGCTATGTGCGTAACATCACTGATGTGGGCCACCTTGAGCATGACGCTGACGACGGCGAGGATAAGATAGCCAAGAAAGCACGCCTTGAGCAGCTTGAGCCGATGGAGGTGGTCCAGCACTATCTGACACGTTACCATAAGGCTATGGAGGCTCTCAATGTGCTTCCTCCGTCAATCGAGCCTCATGCATCCGGGCATATAATAGAGCAGATCGAGTACGTCAAGAGAATCCTTGACAGCGGATATGCCTATATCTCGGACGGATCGGTGTATTTCGATGTGCCGAAGTATAACAGGGATCATCGTTACGGTAAGCTCTCCGGGCGCAATATCGACGAACTTCTCGCCACCACGCGAACGCTGGACGGTCAGGAGCAGAAGCGCAATCCTGCTGACTTCGCTCTGTGGAAGAAAGCTTCTCCGGAGCATATCATGCATTGGCCATCGCCTTGGAGCGAGGGGTTCCCTGGATGGCATCTTGAGTGTTCCGCAATGGGTGAGAAATACCTCGGAGAGACATTCGATATACATGGCGGCGGAATGGACCTGATGTTCCCTCATCATGAGTGTGAGATCGCCCAGTCGATGGCTCACAATGGTCAGGAGGCCGTGAATTATTGGATGCACAATAACATGATCACTATCAACGGCAAGAAGATGGGTAAGTCGCTGGGCAATTTCATAACGCTCGACGAGTTCTTCAGCGGTTCGCATCCGCTTCTCACTCAGCCTTACAGCCCGATGACCATCCGTTTCTTCATCCTTCAGGCTCATTACCGCGGCACTGTCGATTTCTCCAACGAGGCATTACAGGCATCGGAGAAGGCCCTCGGACGTATACAGGAAGGGTATCGTCGCTTGCAGGAGCTCACACCCTCAGAATCATCGACAATTGATGTGAAGGGGATACGTGAGAAGTGCTACGAGGCTCTTGACGATGATATGAACACCCCTGTAGTGATAGCCCATCTCTTTGATGCCCTACGGCTCGTAAACTCGGTCAAGGATGGCAAGGCTACTGCCACGCAGGAGGACATAGACGAGTTGAAATCCGTCTTTGATACATTCCTTGTCGATATTCTGGGCATACGTCCTGAAATTGTCGGCGGTGCTGACAATGCCGATGCCATGAAGCCCTTCGAGAAGGCTATGGAACTCATACTTGACATCCGTGCGAAAGCCAAGGGTGCCAAGGACTGGACCACAAGCGACCTTATACGTGACCGTCTTGCCGAAGCCGGATTCGTAATCAAGGACACCAAGGACGGTGCCGAATGGTCAGTTAAATAA
- a CDS encoding DUF3467 domain-containing protein, with the protein MDNQQQEIKIELTPEVAKGIYSNLAVITHGANEFFIDFITMAPNMPGAKVQSRIIMSPENAKNLLGALMENVKKYESTFGPILPKRPVNNGGNNGEIPNPFIMGGKA; encoded by the coding sequence ATGGACAACCAGCAACAGGAAATCAAGATAGAGCTTACCCCGGAGGTGGCCAAAGGTATATATTCCAATCTCGCAGTCATCACTCATGGTGCCAACGAGTTCTTCATCGACTTTATCACCATGGCTCCTAACATGCCGGGCGCCAAGGTGCAGAGCCGCATCATCATGAGCCCTGAGAACGCCAAGAACCTTCTGGGCGCGCTTATGGAGAATGTCAAGAAGTACGAGAGCACATTCGGTCCGATCCTTCCCAAACGCCCTGTCAACAACGGAGGTAACAACGGAGAGATCCCCAATCCATTCATAATGGGTGGCAAAGCCTGA
- the ubiE gene encoding bifunctional demethylmenaquinone methyltransferase/2-methoxy-6-polyprenyl-1,4-benzoquinol methylase UbiE — MQVENITPYGEGSGDKARQVREMFDSIAPAYDFMNRAMTLGIDRMWRSRAVKLLKEEPHDDILDIATGTGDLAIRLARELDPISVTGVDLSEGMVEIGRRKVEKEGLQEIVTLGIGDCLLLPFTDGSFDAVTCAYGVRNFADLSGGYREMHRVLRPGGTAVILELSTPRSRAVRPLYDIYTRHVIPAVGRLVSKDVRAYSYLPESIAAVPQGDDMTAIMLEAGFSSARAISLTFGTCTIYVAKK, encoded by the coding sequence ATGCAGGTCGAGAATATCACCCCTTATGGCGAAGGCTCGGGCGACAAGGCCCGGCAGGTGCGCGAGATGTTTGATTCCATTGCCCCGGCTTATGATTTTATGAACCGGGCGATGACTCTCGGCATTGACCGCATGTGGCGTTCGCGGGCAGTAAAGCTCCTCAAAGAGGAGCCGCATGATGATATTCTCGATATTGCCACCGGCACAGGTGATCTTGCTATCAGGCTCGCCCGGGAGCTGGATCCTATCTCTGTTACAGGGGTGGATCTGTCGGAGGGTATGGTGGAGATCGGCCGCCGGAAGGTGGAGAAGGAGGGCTTGCAGGAGATTGTCACCCTCGGGATAGGGGATTGTCTGCTTTTGCCGTTTACCGACGGCTCGTTTGATGCAGTGACGTGTGCTTATGGCGTGCGTAATTTTGCCGATCTGTCCGGAGGGTATCGCGAGATGCACAGGGTGTTGCGCCCTGGAGGTACAGCTGTGATACTTGAACTGTCGACTCCTCGTTCGCGTGCGGTAAGGCCTCTTTACGATATCTACACACGCCATGTAATACCCGCAGTGGGACGCCTGGTGTCGAAGGATGTCAGAGCTTACAGCTATCTTCCGGAGTCCATTGCAGCAGTGCCGCAGGGTGACGACATGACAGCTATAATGCTTGAAGCAGGTTTCTCGTCGGCACGTGCGATATCTCTTACGTTCGGGACATGCACCATATATGTCGCGAAAAAATAA
- a CDS encoding phosphoribosylaminoimidazolesuccinocarboxamide synthase — protein MATTLVNTDFNFPGQTAVYHGKVRDVYSIGDDLLVMVATDRISAFDVILPKGIPYKGQALNQIAASMLDATADLVPNWKIAVPDPMVTVGYRCEGLRLEMIIRGYLAGSAWREYKAGMRELCGVKLPEGMVENQRFPEPIITPTTKADAGHDENISREEAIAQGIVTAEQFDTMAAYTRALFKKGSEMAAEKGLILVDTKYEFGLRDGKVILIDEIHTPDSSRYFYAEGYEERLAKGEPQKQLSKEFVREWLMANGFMGKEGQQVPEMTDAFCEEVSERYIELYEHITGKKFEKAPEEHLDERIAANVLDCLNRLNP, from the coding sequence ATGGCAACTACACTGGTTAACACCGACTTTAATTTCCCCGGTCAGACGGCTGTATATCATGGAAAAGTACGTGACGTCTATTCTATTGGTGACGATCTTCTCGTGATGGTCGCTACCGACCGCATCTCGGCATTTGATGTGATTCTTCCCAAGGGTATACCTTACAAGGGGCAGGCACTTAATCAGATAGCCGCTTCGATGCTCGATGCTACAGCCGATCTTGTCCCCAACTGGAAGATCGCTGTGCCCGACCCTATGGTCACTGTTGGCTACCGTTGCGAAGGTCTTCGCCTGGAGATGATCATACGAGGCTATCTCGCCGGAAGCGCATGGCGTGAGTACAAGGCCGGCATGCGTGAACTTTGCGGAGTGAAACTTCCTGAGGGTATGGTGGAGAACCAGCGTTTCCCCGAGCCTATAATCACCCCCACCACTAAAGCTGATGCAGGACACGATGAGAACATCTCTCGCGAAGAGGCTATCGCTCAGGGTATCGTCACTGCCGAGCAGTTTGACACAATGGCTGCCTACACACGCGCTCTCTTTAAGAAAGGGTCAGAGATGGCTGCCGAGAAGGGGCTTATCCTCGTCGATACCAAGTACGAGTTCGGCCTGCGAGACGGCAAAGTGATACTCATTGACGAGATCCATACTCCCGATTCCTCTCGTTATTTCTATGCCGAAGGTTATGAGGAGCGTCTTGCCAAAGGCGAGCCCCAGAAACAGCTTTCAAAGGAATTTGTGCGCGAGTGGCTTATGGCTAACGGCTTCATGGGCAAGGAGGGGCAGCAGGTGCCCGAGATGACCGATGCTTTCTGTGAGGAGGTTTCCGAGCGTTACATCGAGCTGTATGAGCACATCACAGGCAAGAAGTTCGAGAAAGCACCCGAAGAGCATCTCGACGAGCGTATCGCCGCTAATGTCCTTGATTGCCTCAACCGTCTGAACCCTTGA
- a CDS encoding phospholipase A: protein MRFITILLIIFAISVPDMRGQIVNITPEGETGTVNSDSIRQAFDSGPFFGLYKDNYFIFGPPVGQKIRKDNTNIKFQISIAQRLTKTTLPGGTYLFLFYTQKCFWNVLENSMPMTDLNFNPGIGLTKPLFVRNRFVGKINFILEHESNGRDGTASRSWNRISLGGNIMIGPQLIVHGKFWIPIIDGMENKDILDYCGIYQVGTQFYTPNERFGVAVTLVKRKGWELNYNTIVELNYRLFKRDNQYLFVQYYNGYGEGLLDYKQYHSNIRIGLGIKPRLFSDY from the coding sequence ATGCGATTCATCACCATACTGCTTATCATTTTCGCCATATCCGTGCCCGATATGCGCGGACAGATAGTCAACATAACCCCTGAGGGGGAGACTGGCACTGTCAATTCCGACAGCATACGCCAAGCCTTTGACTCAGGACCGTTCTTCGGTCTATACAAGGACAACTATTTCATATTCGGGCCACCTGTCGGGCAGAAGATCAGGAAAGACAACACAAACATAAAATTCCAGATATCCATAGCCCAGCGACTCACCAAGACCACTCTGCCGGGAGGCACCTATCTATTCCTGTTCTACACGCAGAAATGCTTCTGGAATGTGCTTGAGAATTCGATGCCTATGACCGACCTCAACTTCAACCCCGGCATAGGTCTTACCAAGCCGCTGTTTGTACGCAACCGCTTCGTAGGCAAAATCAATTTCATCCTTGAGCATGAATCCAACGGACGTGACGGCACAGCATCCCGCTCCTGGAACCGCATATCGCTCGGAGGCAACATAATGATCGGGCCGCAGCTGATAGTCCACGGCAAGTTCTGGATACCTATCATCGACGGAATGGAGAACAAGGACATTCTTGATTACTGCGGCATCTATCAGGTAGGCACCCAGTTCTACACCCCCAACGAACGGTTCGGAGTGGCAGTGACATTGGTGAAACGCAAAGGCTGGGAACTAAACTACAACACTATTGTGGAACTGAACTACCGGCTTTTCAAGCGTGACAACCAGTACCTTTTCGTCCAATACTACAACGGCTACGGCGAAGGCCTCCTTGACTACAAACAGTACCACTCCAACATCCGCATCGGCCTCGGCATAAAACCGAGACTGTTCAGCGACTACTGA
- a CDS encoding 4-hydroxy-tetrahydrodipicolinate reductase, whose amino-acid sequence MRIAIIGYGKMGHAIERIALERGHEIVSVIDAGNTDSFDSEEFASAEAAIEFTTPSTAPANIMRAASKGVPVVCGSTGWAERRAEVEKAVLDAGGALLASSNFSIGVHVFNNISRRLAHIMGKLPQYTPHLAETHHIHKLDHPSGTAITIAEGIIDECPRISGWEDEGILWMNATEQEQEKMTADIARRAKEIPSDKLPVLALRKDEVPGIHVVSWESPVDAITITHSAKSRDGFALGAVMAAEWIASRKGIYTIDQMMDDIL is encoded by the coding sequence ATGAGAATAGCTATTATAGGATATGGTAAAATGGGTCACGCCATCGAGCGCATCGCTCTTGAGCGCGGCCACGAGATCGTGTCGGTGATTGATGCCGGCAATACCGACAGCTTTGACTCGGAGGAATTCGCCTCGGCTGAAGCAGCCATAGAGTTCACCACCCCCTCCACCGCCCCTGCCAACATAATGCGTGCGGCATCCAAAGGGGTCCCGGTGGTATGCGGTTCCACCGGATGGGCCGAACGCCGCGCCGAAGTGGAGAAAGCAGTCCTTGACGCAGGCGGAGCACTCCTTGCCTCAAGCAACTTCAGCATAGGGGTCCATGTGTTCAACAACATCTCCCGCCGTCTTGCCCACATAATGGGTAAACTCCCGCAGTACACCCCCCATCTTGCCGAGACACATCATATCCACAAACTCGACCATCCCTCAGGGACAGCAATCACCATAGCCGAAGGGATCATCGATGAATGCCCCAGAATATCAGGATGGGAGGATGAAGGCATACTGTGGATGAACGCCACCGAGCAGGAACAGGAAAAAATGACCGCCGACATAGCCCGACGCGCCAAAGAGATTCCGTCGGACAAACTGCCGGTGCTTGCACTGCGTAAGGATGAGGTGCCGGGGATACATGTGGTGTCATGGGAATCGCCAGTCGACGCCATCACCATCACCCACTCAGCCAAGTCACGCGACGGATTCGCACTCGGAGCCGTAATGGCAGCCGAATGGATCGCTTCCCGCAAAGGGATCTACACCATTGACCAAATGATGGACGACATACTTTAA
- the lepB gene encoding signal peptidase I, producing MDKNQLAADFKRRVRDNSRTRWIRFGIVSLIFFLWVAWLGNWWVALAWILLFDIYITGYIPFTWWKKSKSAAVRSVMSWVDAIVYALILVYFVFTFIGQNYQIPSSSLEKSLLVGDYLWVNKMAYGPRVPNTPVHFPLVQNTFPIINTKSYLDSPQWKYHRLKGLGNVKRGDIVVFNFPAGDTVALKVQNPDYYTLCKMYGKDNVHANPQTFGEIIYRPVDRRENYVKRAVGLPGERIKIVDGVIYINGKAIAQPDNVQFNYYYQLKPGATPAEIWEDLGISADDRHEVPVTPEDTEALASLGFMVNPDGSVPAVYVSPLTPAMVKSLEENPLTAKVMKVPANHGEVLYPSGVADSWTRADYGELWIPAKGTALRLTPEAWDRYARVIRDYEGNHDATMRDGKVYIGGEPVDYYTFKMDYYFMMGDNRDNSLDSRYWGFVPEDHIVGRPEKVLISFDKDRSLFNGGIRWDRILRDANPDKVKY from the coding sequence ATGGATAAAAATCAACTTGCAGCCGACTTCAAGCGACGTGTCAGGGACAATTCACGGACACGCTGGATACGCTTCGGCATTGTGTCACTCATATTTTTCCTATGGGTAGCCTGGCTGGGCAACTGGTGGGTAGCCCTGGCATGGATACTTCTATTCGATATCTACATCACCGGATATATACCTTTCACCTGGTGGAAGAAGAGCAAGAGTGCGGCTGTGAGAAGTGTGATGAGCTGGGTAGATGCAATAGTATATGCCCTGATTCTTGTGTACTTCGTGTTCACATTCATAGGGCAGAATTATCAGATACCTTCATCATCACTTGAAAAATCCCTTCTTGTAGGCGACTATCTTTGGGTCAACAAGATGGCTTACGGTCCGCGCGTGCCCAACACACCGGTCCATTTTCCGCTTGTGCAGAACACATTCCCTATCATCAACACCAAGAGCTACCTCGACTCTCCACAATGGAAATACCACCGTCTCAAAGGGCTTGGCAACGTTAAGCGCGGCGACATCGTAGTGTTCAACTTCCCTGCCGGCGACACTGTGGCTCTCAAAGTGCAGAACCCAGACTACTACACCCTCTGCAAAATGTACGGAAAGGACAATGTACACGCAAATCCGCAGACATTCGGCGAGATAATCTATCGTCCGGTTGACCGCCGCGAGAACTATGTGAAACGAGCCGTAGGGCTTCCGGGGGAGCGAATCAAGATTGTCGACGGTGTGATATACATCAACGGCAAAGCCATCGCGCAGCCCGATAATGTACAGTTCAATTATTACTATCAGCTCAAACCAGGGGCCACCCCTGCTGAGATATGGGAAGATTTAGGCATCTCAGCCGACGACCGTCACGAGGTGCCGGTAACACCCGAGGACACCGAAGCCCTCGCAAGCCTCGGATTTATGGTGAATCCCGACGGCTCCGTTCCAGCCGTATACGTATCGCCACTCACCCCTGCCATGGTGAAGTCTCTTGAGGAGAATCCTCTGACAGCAAAGGTAATGAAAGTACCCGCCAACCATGGAGAGGTGCTGTATCCCTCGGGGGTTGCCGATTCATGGACCCGCGCCGATTACGGAGAGCTCTGGATACCGGCAAAGGGGACAGCCCTCCGGCTTACTCCCGAAGCCTGGGACAGATATGCCCGAGTGATACGCGACTACGAAGGGAACCATGACGCCACCATGCGCGACGGCAAGGTATATATAGGGGGAGAACCTGTCGACTACTACACTTTCAAGATGGACTATTACTTCATGATGGGTGACAACCGAGATAATTCACTTGACTCCCGCTATTGGGGTTTCGTGCCTGAGGACCATATCGTAGGACGCCCTGAGAAAGTGCTGATATCGTTCGACAAGGACCGTTCTCTCTTCAACGGCGGCATACGCTGGGACCGCATACTACGTGACGCAAATCCTGATAAAGTAAAATATTAA
- a CDS encoding WbqC family protein: protein MRPVIYPDSHIQLPPRLCGGIMDYVHAWAYRWSDMDWTGQFDKRDKGTHRFTIADVRGTLQLTVPIAKPSTSRCRWDEVRISTHGAWWDVHRVALESAYGRTPYFEFYIDRFLPMLTTGVDDRFPLLHTLAKAWDHEIRDILGMAVCNTESPTEGPIREDHPGHNIPDITADNLLPYRQVRQDKLGFLGGLSILDLIFNLGPEAQIYLNNAAKKAYKQDTCQCE from the coding sequence ATGCGCCCTGTAATATATCCAGACAGCCATATACAACTCCCGCCACGATTATGTGGCGGCATAATGGATTATGTACATGCTTGGGCATACAGATGGTCTGACATGGACTGGACCGGACAGTTCGACAAGCGCGACAAAGGTACCCACCGCTTCACTATAGCGGACGTCAGAGGCACATTGCAGCTCACAGTCCCCATTGCCAAACCGTCAACAAGCCGTTGCCGGTGGGATGAGGTGAGAATATCGACCCATGGAGCATGGTGGGACGTACATCGGGTGGCACTCGAAAGCGCGTATGGACGTACCCCCTACTTCGAATTCTACATCGACCGTTTCCTACCAATGCTCACCACAGGAGTGGATGACCGCTTCCCCCTGCTTCACACTCTCGCAAAAGCCTGGGACCACGAGATCCGCGACATACTCGGAATGGCTGTCTGCAATACGGAATCCCCGACCGAAGGACCGATTCGGGAAGACCACCCCGGACACAATATCCCCGACATCACCGCCGACAACCTGCTCCCCTACCGCCAGGTCAGACAGGACAAACTCGGATTCCTTGGAGGACTCTCAATCCTCGATCTCATATTCAATCTCGGACCCGAGGCTCAGATATACCTCAACAACGCAGCCAAAAAGGCGTACAAACAAGACACATGCCAATGCGAGTAA
- a CDS encoding methylenetetrahydrofolate reductase — protein MRVIDQLKATQGHTAFSFEILPPLKGNDITRVYSIIDKLREFDPKYINITSHHSEVQYQEMPDGSYIKKKIRKRPGSVAIASAIQNKYGITAVPHIICKGFTRDETEYALIDLNFLGVHDLLLLQGDAKGPDKSADPTKINQHATDLQQQVNDFNRGIYADGETFEANATPFSYGMACYPEKHESAPNMESDIRYARMKVEQGASYLVTQMFFDNQKYYDFVTRCRAEGITVPIIPGIKPIVLRNQLNVLPRVFRTDIPEPFAIELARCSTDEQAKETGIEWSIAQCRDLIAHGVPSIHFYTLMATDSVRRIAKEIY, from the coding sequence ATGCGAGTAATAGACCAACTCAAAGCCACACAAGGGCACACTGCATTCTCATTCGAGATACTGCCACCGCTTAAAGGCAACGACATCACACGTGTATACAGCATTATCGACAAGCTCCGCGAATTCGATCCCAAGTACATCAACATAACCTCCCACCACAGCGAGGTCCAGTATCAGGAGATGCCCGACGGATCCTACATCAAGAAAAAGATACGCAAACGTCCCGGCTCGGTGGCGATAGCATCAGCGATACAGAATAAATACGGCATAACCGCAGTGCCGCATATCATATGCAAAGGTTTCACACGCGATGAAACCGAATATGCCCTCATAGATCTTAACTTTCTCGGTGTGCACGACCTCCTGCTCCTGCAAGGCGACGCGAAAGGACCGGACAAATCAGCCGATCCGACAAAAATAAATCAGCACGCCACCGATCTGCAACAGCAGGTCAATGACTTCAACCGCGGGATATATGCCGATGGTGAGACATTCGAGGCAAATGCCACGCCATTCAGCTACGGCATGGCATGCTACCCCGAGAAACACGAGTCCGCACCAAACATGGAAAGCGACATACGGTATGCTCGCATGAAAGTAGAGCAGGGAGCATCCTATCTGGTGACCCAGATGTTCTTCGACAATCAAAAATACTACGACTTCGTGACTCGATGCCGTGCAGAAGGCATCACCGTACCCATAATTCCAGGCATAAAGCCCATAGTGCTCAGAAATCAGCTGAATGTGCTCCCGAGAGTGTTCCGCACCGACATCCCAGAACCTTTCGCCATAGAGCTTGCCCGATGCTCAACCGACGAGCAAGCCAAAGAGACAGGAATAGAATGGAGCATCGCCCAATGCCGTGATCTCATAGCCCACGGAGTTCCATCCATCCACTTCTATACGCTTATGGCAACCGACTCAGTGCGCCGTATTGCCAAAGAAATATACTAA
- a CDS encoding monomeric [FeFe] hydrogenase has product MALKNNIMIVRHKLLTELVKLWKNGTLIEKIDRLPIELSPRNSGHPGRCCIHKERAVWKYKSLPLLGLDMTNESDELTPLSEYARMAMDRSKNGVIKDNIMCVIDEACSSCVQINYEITNLCRGCVARSCIHNCPKGCISLDEESGKARIDHNTCISCGICHKSCPYHAIVYIPVPCEEACPVGAITKDERGIEYINEEKCIYCGKCMNACPFGAIFEISQAFDVLEAIRRGEKVTAIVAPSILGQFDTTIEQVYGALRKIGFTDVIEVAQGAMMTVEHEGHELLERIEGGAPFMTTSCCPSYIELVRKHLPALQKYVSETGSPMYYTARIAKEKDPEAKVVFMGPCVAKRKEARRDDAVDYVMTFEEVASIFDAYEIDFAKEQPYAMEHTSVREAHGFAATGGVAGAVKSYLKFDADRVNELQVSDLHKKNISLLGIYAKTGKAPANFIEVMACEGGCITGPSSGTTVSDGKRRFAKELTKQKKTY; this is encoded by the coding sequence ATGGCACTTAAGAACAATATTATGATTGTTCGACACAAATTGCTGACAGAACTTGTCAAATTGTGGAAGAACGGTACACTAATCGAAAAAATTGACAGACTCCCCATCGAACTGAGTCCTCGTAACTCGGGGCACCCGGGCCGGTGCTGCATTCACAAGGAACGTGCCGTGTGGAAATATAAATCACTCCCTCTTCTCGGACTTGACATGACCAATGAATCCGACGAGCTGACACCACTGTCGGAATATGCCCGCATGGCAATGGACCGCTCAAAGAACGGCGTGATAAAGGACAATATAATGTGCGTCATCGACGAGGCATGCTCATCGTGCGTACAGATCAACTATGAGATCACCAACCTGTGTCGCGGATGTGTGGCGCGCTCCTGCATACACAACTGCCCCAAAGGCTGCATTTCGCTCGACGAAGAATCGGGCAAGGCACGCATTGACCATAACACATGCATAAGCTGTGGCATATGCCACAAATCATGTCCATATCACGCTATCGTATACATCCCTGTGCCCTGTGAGGAGGCATGTCCGGTAGGCGCGATCACCAAAGATGAAAGAGGCATCGAATACATCAACGAAGAGAAATGCATCTATTGCGGCAAATGCATGAATGCCTGCCCATTCGGAGCAATCTTCGAAATATCGCAGGCTTTCGATGTGCTGGAGGCTATAAGACGCGGGGAGAAGGTGACTGCAATAGTAGCCCCGTCAATACTCGGACAGTTCGACACCACCATCGAACAGGTGTACGGTGCCCTACGCAAGATAGGCTTCACCGATGTGATAGAAGTCGCACAGGGCGCAATGATGACTGTAGAGCATGAGGGACACGAACTACTCGAACGCATCGAAGGCGGAGCTCCGTTCATGACCACATCATGCTGCCCATCGTACATAGAACTTGTACGCAAGCATCTCCCAGCCCTACAGAAATACGTATCCGAGACAGGCTCCCCCATGTACTACACAGCGAGAATCGCCAAGGAGAAAGACCCTGAAGCGAAAGTCGTGTTCATGGGACCATGCGTAGCTAAGCGCAAAGAAGCCCGCCGTGACGACGCAGTGGACTATGTGATGACTTTTGAAGAGGTCGCCTCCATATTCGATGCTTACGAAATAGACTTTGCGAAGGAACAGCCCTATGCCATGGAGCATACATCCGTACGTGAGGCACACGGATTTGCGGCTACAGGAGGTGTTGCAGGAGCTGTCAAGAGCTATCTGAAGTTCGATGCCGACCGTGTAAATGAACTTCAAGTGTCCGACCTCCACAAGAAAAACATATCTCTGCTCGGCATATATGCCAAAACAGGCAAAGCACCCGCCAACTTCATAGAAGTCATGGCATGCGAGGGTGGCTGCATCACCGGTCCAAGTTCGGGCACAACAGTATCCGACGGAAAACGGAGATTCGCAAAAGAACTGACAAAGCAGAAGAAAACATACTAA